In Ostrea edulis chromosome 4, xbOstEdul1.1, whole genome shotgun sequence, a single window of DNA contains:
- the LOC125668471 gene encoding alpha-N-acetylglucosaminidase-like isoform X1 — MKSRNLFLLFINLILVNCKDFESLSHLKSKVSAGKQEEAAIDLFQRVLGLRAGDFRVKVQSDLGPKEKDTFIINTQTNDVEITGTTGVAAAMGLYYYLTNYCNCQITWGGKQLAIPSPLPKVEGGNINITTNDKFRFFQNVCTVSYSSVWYRWEQWESYIDWMAMRGINMALAFTGQEAMFQRVYMGLGFTMEDLQSHFGGPAFLAWSRMGNMHGWGGPITQSWIDDQLILQHKILGRMRSLGMIPVLPGFAGHVPEATVLRYPKANLSRLPDWASFNQSYCCNYLLDFNDPLFMKIAVRLIKEMEFEFGVDHVYSVDTFNEMEPRSNSTEYLALSGRTIYKSLKEADPKAIWLMQGWLFIDEGFWKPPQMKALLTSIPQGEMIILDLYSEIIPIFTRTDSYYGQPFIWCMLHNFGGTMEMYGALKLINEGPFNGRAYPNSSMVGLGMTPEGIFQNEVIYEFFTENVWRKEPRDVSTWISKYVLNRYGRTNKFIDLAWQYLKHSVYNNSDNLKDHDSQTIPDQRPRLSPQMNPDVWYNPEDLYVAWDIMTLSLDDFSNSSLFMYDIVDVSRNSLQILSIKYYTDLVYAFGRGDITAVQSHGDQLLGLLRDMDTLLGSDSHFLLGHWIKSATDNAIDMQDNWFLQFNARNQITLWGPRGEIRDYACKQWSGLIKDYYLPRWDIFVNYTLDIMLHNKTYNATELDIMIYDKVEFPFSYRLDQYPTEPQGDSVAIVKSLHKKYRPDTMSEFFQTLQKATAERHRKDRRNWRQRKYGSRTKTWKKHNTPYNPQLHLVINK; from the exons ATTTTGAGTCCTTGTCACACTTAAAATCAAAAGTGTCCGCAGGAAAACAAGAAGAGGCAGCCATAGACTTATTCCAGCGAGTTCTAGGACTGAGGGCTGGTGACTTCAGGGTCAAAGTCCAGTCAGATCTGGGGCCGAAAGAGAAAGACACATTTATA ATCAACACCCAGACAAATGATGTTGAGATTACGGGGACAACAGGTGTGGCCGCTGCAATGGGACTGTATTATTACCTGACTAACTACTGTAACTGTCAGATCACCTGGGgagggaaacagctggccatcccctcccccctccccaaGGTGGAAGGGGGCAATATCAACATCACAACAAATGACAA GTTCCGGTTCTTCCAGAATGTGTGCACCGTGAGTTACTCGTCGGTGTGGTATAGGTGGGAACAGTGGGAATCATACATTGACTGGATGGCTATGAGAGGGATCAACATGGCACTGGCCTTCACCGGCCAGGAAGCCATGTTCCAGAGG GTCTATATGGGTCTTGGGTTTACAATGGAAGATCTGCAGAGTCATTTTGGTGGACCAGCATTTTTAGCATG GTCCCGGATGGGTAACATGCATGGCTGGGGAGGTCCCATTACGCAGAGCTGGATAGATGATCAACTGATTCTACAGCACAAAATCCTGGGGCGGATGCGGTCCCTAGGTATGATCCCTGTTCTGCCGGGGTTTGCTGGACATGTCCCTGAGGCAACAGTTCT GCGATATCCGAAGGCTAACCTGTCCAGACTGCCCGACTGGGCAAGTTTTAACCAATCCTACTGCTG TAATTACCTGCTAGACTTCAATGATCCTCTGTTTATGAAGATAGCAGTTCGTCTTATTAAAGAG ATGGAGTTTGAGTTTGGAGTAGATCATGTGTACAGCGTGGATACATTTAATGAAATGGAACCACGATCGAA TTCCACGGAATATTTGGCTCTGTCAGGTCGTACTATTTACAAGAGTTTAAAAGAAGCAGACCCTAAAGCCATATG GTTGATGCAGGGATGGCTATTTATAGATGAGGGCTTCTGGAAGCCTCCCCAGATGAAGGCCCTGTTGACTTCGATTCCACAG GGAGAGATGATCATCTTGGACTTGTACTCGGAGATTATTCCTATCTTCACAAGAACGGACTCGTACTATGGTCAGCCTTTCATTTGGTGCATGCTACATAACTTTGGGGGCACAATGGAGATGTATGGGGCCCTGAAACTTATCAATGAG GGTCCCTTCAATGGTCGGGCATATCCAAACAGTTCTATGGTGGGATTGGGGATGACACCAGAAGGAATTTTCCAGAATGAGGTCATTTATGAATTCTTCACAGAAAATGTCTGGAGAAAAGAACCCCGAGATGTGTCCACTTG GATTAGCAAGTATGTTTTGAACAGATATGGAAGGACAAACAAATTTATAGATTTGGCCTGGCAgtatctaaag CACAGTGTATACAACAATTCTGACAATCTTAAGGACCATGACTCCCAAACCATTCCTGATCAACGCCCCCGTCTTTCCCCACAGATGAACCCCGAT GTGTGGTATAACCCTGAGGATCTGTATGTGGCCTGGGACATAATGACCTTGAGTCTGGACGATTTCAGCAACAGTTCTCTTTTCAT GTATGATATTGTTGACGTATCCCGAAACAGTCTGCAGATCTTGTCCATTAAATACTACACGGACTTAGTGTATGCGTTTGGTCGTGGTGACATCACTGCCGTACA ATCCCATGGGGACCAGCTACTGGGCTTATTACGTGACATGGACACATTACTCGGGTCTGATTCTCACTTCCTGTTGGGACACTGGATAAAATCAGCCACAGACAATGCTATAGACATGCAGGATAACTGGTTCCTACAGTTTAATGCCAGGAACCAGATTACTTTGTGGGGTCCAAGAGGGGAG ATCCGGGACTATGCCTGTAAACAGTGGTCAGGACTCATCAAGGA TTATTACTTGCCCCGCTGGGACATCTTTGTGAATTACACGTTGGATattatgttacat AACAAAACATACAACGCTACCGAGCTGGATATAATGATCTACGATAAAGTGGAGTTTCCATTCAGTTACAGACTGGATCAGTACCCCACAGAACCTCAAG GTGACAGTGTGGCCATTGTCAAGTCCCTACACAAAAAGTACCGACCAGATACAATGTCCGAGTTCTTCCAAACACTGCAGAAAGCTACTGCGGAAAGGCACAGAAAGGACAGGCGAAACTGGAGACAGCGAAAATACGGCTCACGGACAAAAACGTGGAAAAAACACAACACGCCGTATAATCCACAACTACATCTCGTCATTAATAAATAA
- the LOC125668471 gene encoding alpha-N-acetylglucosaminidase-like isoform X4 translates to MTSECSPTVTLVNYTRFRFFQNVCTVSYSSVWYRWEQWESYIDWMAMRGINMALAFTGQEAMFQRVYMGLGFTMEDLQSHFGGPAFLAWSRMGNMHGWGGPITQSWIDDQLILQHKILGRMRSLGMIPVLPGFAGHVPEATVLRYPKANLSRLPDWASFNQSYCCNYLLDFNDPLFMKIAVRLIKEMEFEFGVDHVYSVDTFNEMEPRSNSTEYLALSGRTIYKSLKEADPKAIWLMQGWLFIDEGFWKPPQMKALLTSIPQGEMIILDLYSEIIPIFTRTDSYYGQPFIWCMLHNFGGTMEMYGALKLINEGPFNGRAYPNSSMVGLGMTPEGIFQNEVIYEFFTENVWRKEPRDVSTWISKYVLNRYGRTNKFIDLAWQYLKHSVYNNSDNLKDHDSQTIPDQRPRLSPQMNPDVWYNPEDLYVAWDIMTLSLDDFSNSSLFMYDIVDVSRNSLQILSIKYYTDLVYAFGRGDITAVQSHGDQLLGLLRDMDTLLGSDSHFLLGHWIKSATDNAIDMQDNWFLQFNARNQITLWGPRGEIRDYACKQWSGLIKDYYLPRWDIFVNYTLDIMLHNKTYNATELDIMIYDKVEFPFSYRLDQYPTEPQGDSVAIVKSLHKKYRPDTMSEFFQTLQKATAERHRKDRRNWRQRKYGSRTKTWKKHNTPYNPQLHLVINK, encoded by the exons ATGACAAGTGAGTGTTCACCCACAGTAACACTCGTAAATTATACAAG GTTCCGGTTCTTCCAGAATGTGTGCACCGTGAGTTACTCGTCGGTGTGGTATAGGTGGGAACAGTGGGAATCATACATTGACTGGATGGCTATGAGAGGGATCAACATGGCACTGGCCTTCACCGGCCAGGAAGCCATGTTCCAGAGG GTCTATATGGGTCTTGGGTTTACAATGGAAGATCTGCAGAGTCATTTTGGTGGACCAGCATTTTTAGCATG GTCCCGGATGGGTAACATGCATGGCTGGGGAGGTCCCATTACGCAGAGCTGGATAGATGATCAACTGATTCTACAGCACAAAATCCTGGGGCGGATGCGGTCCCTAGGTATGATCCCTGTTCTGCCGGGGTTTGCTGGACATGTCCCTGAGGCAACAGTTCT GCGATATCCGAAGGCTAACCTGTCCAGACTGCCCGACTGGGCAAGTTTTAACCAATCCTACTGCTG TAATTACCTGCTAGACTTCAATGATCCTCTGTTTATGAAGATAGCAGTTCGTCTTATTAAAGAG ATGGAGTTTGAGTTTGGAGTAGATCATGTGTACAGCGTGGATACATTTAATGAAATGGAACCACGATCGAA TTCCACGGAATATTTGGCTCTGTCAGGTCGTACTATTTACAAGAGTTTAAAAGAAGCAGACCCTAAAGCCATATG GTTGATGCAGGGATGGCTATTTATAGATGAGGGCTTCTGGAAGCCTCCCCAGATGAAGGCCCTGTTGACTTCGATTCCACAG GGAGAGATGATCATCTTGGACTTGTACTCGGAGATTATTCCTATCTTCACAAGAACGGACTCGTACTATGGTCAGCCTTTCATTTGGTGCATGCTACATAACTTTGGGGGCACAATGGAGATGTATGGGGCCCTGAAACTTATCAATGAG GGTCCCTTCAATGGTCGGGCATATCCAAACAGTTCTATGGTGGGATTGGGGATGACACCAGAAGGAATTTTCCAGAATGAGGTCATTTATGAATTCTTCACAGAAAATGTCTGGAGAAAAGAACCCCGAGATGTGTCCACTTG GATTAGCAAGTATGTTTTGAACAGATATGGAAGGACAAACAAATTTATAGATTTGGCCTGGCAgtatctaaag CACAGTGTATACAACAATTCTGACAATCTTAAGGACCATGACTCCCAAACCATTCCTGATCAACGCCCCCGTCTTTCCCCACAGATGAACCCCGAT GTGTGGTATAACCCTGAGGATCTGTATGTGGCCTGGGACATAATGACCTTGAGTCTGGACGATTTCAGCAACAGTTCTCTTTTCAT GTATGATATTGTTGACGTATCCCGAAACAGTCTGCAGATCTTGTCCATTAAATACTACACGGACTTAGTGTATGCGTTTGGTCGTGGTGACATCACTGCCGTACA ATCCCATGGGGACCAGCTACTGGGCTTATTACGTGACATGGACACATTACTCGGGTCTGATTCTCACTTCCTGTTGGGACACTGGATAAAATCAGCCACAGACAATGCTATAGACATGCAGGATAACTGGTTCCTACAGTTTAATGCCAGGAACCAGATTACTTTGTGGGGTCCAAGAGGGGAG ATCCGGGACTATGCCTGTAAACAGTGGTCAGGACTCATCAAGGA TTATTACTTGCCCCGCTGGGACATCTTTGTGAATTACACGTTGGATattatgttacat AACAAAACATACAACGCTACCGAGCTGGATATAATGATCTACGATAAAGTGGAGTTTCCATTCAGTTACAGACTGGATCAGTACCCCACAGAACCTCAAG GTGACAGTGTGGCCATTGTCAAGTCCCTACACAAAAAGTACCGACCAGATACAATGTCCGAGTTCTTCCAAACACTGCAGAAAGCTACTGCGGAAAGGCACAGAAAGGACAGGCGAAACTGGAGACAGCGAAAATACGGCTCACGGACAAAAACGTGGAAAAAACACAACACGCCGTATAATCCACAACTACATCTCGTCATTAATAAATAA
- the LOC125668471 gene encoding alpha-N-acetylglucosaminidase-like isoform X3: MKSRNLFLLFINLILVNCKDFESLSHLKSKVSAGKQEEAAIDLFQRVLGLRAGDFRVKVQSDLGPKEKDTFIINTQTNDVEITGTTGVAAAMGLYYYLTNYCNCQITWGGKQLAIPSPLPKVEGGNINITTNDKFRFFQNVCTVSYSSVWYRWEQWESYIDWMAMRGINMALAFTGQEAMFQRVYMGLGFTMEDLQSHFGGPAFLAWSRMGNMHGWGGPITQSWIDDQLILQHKILGRMRSLGMIPVLPGFAGHVPEATVLRYPKANLSRLPDWASFNQSYCCNYLLDFNDPLFMKIAVRLIKEMEFEFGVDHVYSVDTFNEMEPRSNSTEYLALSGRTIYKSLKEADPKAIWLMQGWLFIDEGFWKPPQMKALLTSIPQGEMIILDLYSEIIPIFTRTDSYYGQPFIWCMLHNFGGTMEMYGALKLINEGPFNGRAYPNSSMVGLGMTPEGIFQNEVIYEFFTENVWRKEPRDVSTWISKYVLNRYGRTNKFIDLAWQYLKLGIYNNSDYLHDNSINIIVTTLPRMAPLIQQDVWYNPEDLYVAWDIMTLSLDDFSNSSLFMYDIVDVSRNSLQILSIKYYTDLVYAFGRGDITAVQSHGDQLLGLLRDMDTLLGSDSHFLLGHWIKSATDNAIDMQDNWFLQFNARNQITLWGPRGEIRDYACKQWSGLIKDYYLPRWDIFVNYTLDIMLHNKTYNATELDIMIYDKVEFPFSYRLDQYPTEPQGDSVAIVKSLHKKYRPDTMSEFFQTLQKATAERHRKDRRNWRQRKYGSRTKTWKKHNTPYNPQLHLVINK; the protein is encoded by the exons ATTTTGAGTCCTTGTCACACTTAAAATCAAAAGTGTCCGCAGGAAAACAAGAAGAGGCAGCCATAGACTTATTCCAGCGAGTTCTAGGACTGAGGGCTGGTGACTTCAGGGTCAAAGTCCAGTCAGATCTGGGGCCGAAAGAGAAAGACACATTTATA ATCAACACCCAGACAAATGATGTTGAGATTACGGGGACAACAGGTGTGGCCGCTGCAATGGGACTGTATTATTACCTGACTAACTACTGTAACTGTCAGATCACCTGGGgagggaaacagctggccatcccctcccccctccccaaGGTGGAAGGGGGCAATATCAACATCACAACAAATGACAA GTTCCGGTTCTTCCAGAATGTGTGCACCGTGAGTTACTCGTCGGTGTGGTATAGGTGGGAACAGTGGGAATCATACATTGACTGGATGGCTATGAGAGGGATCAACATGGCACTGGCCTTCACCGGCCAGGAAGCCATGTTCCAGAGG GTCTATATGGGTCTTGGGTTTACAATGGAAGATCTGCAGAGTCATTTTGGTGGACCAGCATTTTTAGCATG GTCCCGGATGGGTAACATGCATGGCTGGGGAGGTCCCATTACGCAGAGCTGGATAGATGATCAACTGATTCTACAGCACAAAATCCTGGGGCGGATGCGGTCCCTAGGTATGATCCCTGTTCTGCCGGGGTTTGCTGGACATGTCCCTGAGGCAACAGTTCT GCGATATCCGAAGGCTAACCTGTCCAGACTGCCCGACTGGGCAAGTTTTAACCAATCCTACTGCTG TAATTACCTGCTAGACTTCAATGATCCTCTGTTTATGAAGATAGCAGTTCGTCTTATTAAAGAG ATGGAGTTTGAGTTTGGAGTAGATCATGTGTACAGCGTGGATACATTTAATGAAATGGAACCACGATCGAA TTCCACGGAATATTTGGCTCTGTCAGGTCGTACTATTTACAAGAGTTTAAAAGAAGCAGACCCTAAAGCCATATG GTTGATGCAGGGATGGCTATTTATAGATGAGGGCTTCTGGAAGCCTCCCCAGATGAAGGCCCTGTTGACTTCGATTCCACAG GGAGAGATGATCATCTTGGACTTGTACTCGGAGATTATTCCTATCTTCACAAGAACGGACTCGTACTATGGTCAGCCTTTCATTTGGTGCATGCTACATAACTTTGGGGGCACAATGGAGATGTATGGGGCCCTGAAACTTATCAATGAG GGTCCCTTCAATGGTCGGGCATATCCAAACAGTTCTATGGTGGGATTGGGGATGACACCAGAAGGAATTTTCCAGAATGAGGTCATTTATGAATTCTTCACAGAAAATGTCTGGAGAAAAGAACCCCGAGATGTGTCCACTTG GATTAGCAAGTATGTTTTGAACAGATATGGAAGGACAAACAAATTTATAGATTTGGCCTGGCAgtatctaaag CTTGGTATTTACAACAACAGTGACTATCTCCATGACAACAGCATAAACATCATAGTAACGACCTTGCCCCGGATGGCTCCCTTGATTCAGCAGGAT GTGTGGTATAACCCTGAGGATCTGTATGTGGCCTGGGACATAATGACCTTGAGTCTGGACGATTTCAGCAACAGTTCTCTTTTCAT GTATGATATTGTTGACGTATCCCGAAACAGTCTGCAGATCTTGTCCATTAAATACTACACGGACTTAGTGTATGCGTTTGGTCGTGGTGACATCACTGCCGTACA ATCCCATGGGGACCAGCTACTGGGCTTATTACGTGACATGGACACATTACTCGGGTCTGATTCTCACTTCCTGTTGGGACACTGGATAAAATCAGCCACAGACAATGCTATAGACATGCAGGATAACTGGTTCCTACAGTTTAATGCCAGGAACCAGATTACTTTGTGGGGTCCAAGAGGGGAG ATCCGGGACTATGCCTGTAAACAGTGGTCAGGACTCATCAAGGA TTATTACTTGCCCCGCTGGGACATCTTTGTGAATTACACGTTGGATattatgttacat AACAAAACATACAACGCTACCGAGCTGGATATAATGATCTACGATAAAGTGGAGTTTCCATTCAGTTACAGACTGGATCAGTACCCCACAGAACCTCAAG GTGACAGTGTGGCCATTGTCAAGTCCCTACACAAAAAGTACCGACCAGATACAATGTCCGAGTTCTTCCAAACACTGCAGAAAGCTACTGCGGAAAGGCACAGAAAGGACAGGCGAAACTGGAGACAGCGAAAATACGGCTCACGGACAAAAACGTGGAAAAAACACAACACGCCGTATAATCCACAACTACATCTCGTCATTAATAAATAA
- the LOC125668471 gene encoding alpha-N-acetylglucosaminidase-like isoform X2 gives MKSRNLFLLFINLILVNCKDFESLSHLKSKVSAGKQEEAAIDLFQRVLGLRAGDFRVKVQSDLGPKEKDTFIINTQTNDVEITGTTGVAAAMGLYYYLTNYCNCQITWGGKQLAIPSPLPKVEGGNINITTNDKFRFFQNVCTVSYSSVWYRWEQWESYIDWMAMRGINMALAFTGQEAMFQRVYMGLGFTMEDLQSHFGGPAFLAWSRMGNMHGWGGPITQSWIDDQLILQHKILGRMRSLGMIPVLPGFAGHVPEATVLHFHTANVSRLRDWGHFNKTYCCNYLLDFNDPLFMKIAVRLIKEMEFEFGVDHVYSVDTFNEMEPRSNSTEYLALSGRTIYKSLKEADPKAIWLMQGWLFIDEGFWKPPQMKALLTSIPQGEMIILDLYSEIIPIFTRTDSYYGQPFIWCMLHNFGGTMEMYGALKLINEGPFNGRAYPNSSMVGLGMTPEGIFQNEVIYEFFTENVWRKEPRDVSTWISKYVLNRYGRTNKFIDLAWQYLKHSVYNNSDNLKDHDSQTIPDQRPRLSPQMNPDVWYNPEDLYVAWDIMTLSLDDFSNSSLFMYDIVDVSRNSLQILSIKYYTDLVYAFGRGDITAVQSHGDQLLGLLRDMDTLLGSDSHFLLGHWIKSATDNAIDMQDNWFLQFNARNQITLWGPRGEIRDYACKQWSGLIKDYYLPRWDIFVNYTLDIMLHNKTYNATELDIMIYDKVEFPFSYRLDQYPTEPQGDSVAIVKSLHKKYRPDTMSEFFQTLQKATAERHRKDRRNWRQRKYGSRTKTWKKHNTPYNPQLHLVINK, from the exons ATTTTGAGTCCTTGTCACACTTAAAATCAAAAGTGTCCGCAGGAAAACAAGAAGAGGCAGCCATAGACTTATTCCAGCGAGTTCTAGGACTGAGGGCTGGTGACTTCAGGGTCAAAGTCCAGTCAGATCTGGGGCCGAAAGAGAAAGACACATTTATA ATCAACACCCAGACAAATGATGTTGAGATTACGGGGACAACAGGTGTGGCCGCTGCAATGGGACTGTATTATTACCTGACTAACTACTGTAACTGTCAGATCACCTGGGgagggaaacagctggccatcccctcccccctccccaaGGTGGAAGGGGGCAATATCAACATCACAACAAATGACAA GTTCCGGTTCTTCCAGAATGTGTGCACCGTGAGTTACTCGTCGGTGTGGTATAGGTGGGAACAGTGGGAATCATACATTGACTGGATGGCTATGAGAGGGATCAACATGGCACTGGCCTTCACCGGCCAGGAAGCCATGTTCCAGAGG GTCTATATGGGTCTTGGGTTTACAATGGAAGATCTGCAGAGTCATTTTGGTGGACCAGCATTTTTAGCATG GTCCCGGATGGGTAACATGCATGGCTGGGGAGGTCCCATTACGCAGAGCTGGATAGATGATCAACTGATTCTACAGCACAAAATCCTGGGGCGGATGCGGTCCCTAGGTATGATCCCTGTTCTGCCGGGGTTTGCTGGACATGTCCCTGAGGCAACAGTTCT GCACTTCCACACAGCCAATGTGTCTCGCCTCCGAGACTGGGGACATTTCAACAAGACGTACTGCTG TAATTACCTGCTAGACTTCAATGATCCTCTGTTTATGAAGATAGCAGTTCGTCTTATTAAAGAG ATGGAGTTTGAGTTTGGAGTAGATCATGTGTACAGCGTGGATACATTTAATGAAATGGAACCACGATCGAA TTCCACGGAATATTTGGCTCTGTCAGGTCGTACTATTTACAAGAGTTTAAAAGAAGCAGACCCTAAAGCCATATG GTTGATGCAGGGATGGCTATTTATAGATGAGGGCTTCTGGAAGCCTCCCCAGATGAAGGCCCTGTTGACTTCGATTCCACAG GGAGAGATGATCATCTTGGACTTGTACTCGGAGATTATTCCTATCTTCACAAGAACGGACTCGTACTATGGTCAGCCTTTCATTTGGTGCATGCTACATAACTTTGGGGGCACAATGGAGATGTATGGGGCCCTGAAACTTATCAATGAG GGTCCCTTCAATGGTCGGGCATATCCAAACAGTTCTATGGTGGGATTGGGGATGACACCAGAAGGAATTTTCCAGAATGAGGTCATTTATGAATTCTTCACAGAAAATGTCTGGAGAAAAGAACCCCGAGATGTGTCCACTTG GATTAGCAAGTATGTTTTGAACAGATATGGAAGGACAAACAAATTTATAGATTTGGCCTGGCAgtatctaaag CACAGTGTATACAACAATTCTGACAATCTTAAGGACCATGACTCCCAAACCATTCCTGATCAACGCCCCCGTCTTTCCCCACAGATGAACCCCGAT GTGTGGTATAACCCTGAGGATCTGTATGTGGCCTGGGACATAATGACCTTGAGTCTGGACGATTTCAGCAACAGTTCTCTTTTCAT GTATGATATTGTTGACGTATCCCGAAACAGTCTGCAGATCTTGTCCATTAAATACTACACGGACTTAGTGTATGCGTTTGGTCGTGGTGACATCACTGCCGTACA ATCCCATGGGGACCAGCTACTGGGCTTATTACGTGACATGGACACATTACTCGGGTCTGATTCTCACTTCCTGTTGGGACACTGGATAAAATCAGCCACAGACAATGCTATAGACATGCAGGATAACTGGTTCCTACAGTTTAATGCCAGGAACCAGATTACTTTGTGGGGTCCAAGAGGGGAG ATCCGGGACTATGCCTGTAAACAGTGGTCAGGACTCATCAAGGA TTATTACTTGCCCCGCTGGGACATCTTTGTGAATTACACGTTGGATattatgttacat AACAAAACATACAACGCTACCGAGCTGGATATAATGATCTACGATAAAGTGGAGTTTCCATTCAGTTACAGACTGGATCAGTACCCCACAGAACCTCAAG GTGACAGTGTGGCCATTGTCAAGTCCCTACACAAAAAGTACCGACCAGATACAATGTCCGAGTTCTTCCAAACACTGCAGAAAGCTACTGCGGAAAGGCACAGAAAGGACAGGCGAAACTGGAGACAGCGAAAATACGGCTCACGGACAAAAACGTGGAAAAAACACAACACGCCGTATAATCCACAACTACATCTCGTCATTAATAAATAA